One segment of Rosa chinensis cultivar Old Blush chromosome 6, RchiOBHm-V2, whole genome shotgun sequence DNA contains the following:
- the LOC112170027 gene encoding cytochrome P450 81Q32 produces METSTYSYILLFIIFLFLKSYLQKIKKRLPPSPSPSLPIIGHLYLFKKPLHRTLAKLTDKYGPILYLQFGSRPVVVVSSPSAVEECFTKNDVTFANRPKLLAGKHFGCNYTAIVWASYGPHWRNLRRIASLELLSSSRLQMFHGIRADEVRSLICKLFRGYNGGELRSLDMKSTFFELTLNVLMRVIAGKRYYGEDIAGSSEAKSFEQIVKETFQLSGANNIGDFLPVLKYLGSGGLEKKMLKLQEKRDKFMQYLIEEHRKVQSGSVSEQKSQTMVDVLLSLQATEPEYYTDKIIRGIMQNMLTAGTDTTAGTMEWALSLLLNNPEALAKAQTEIDNKIGQSRLIEESDLSNLPYLHCIINETLRMYPAAALLPPHESSEDCTVGGFNVPRGTMLLVNAWAIHHDPKLWEEPEQFKPERFQNAQKERDVFMYLPFGTGRRGCPGEGLANRMVGLALGSVIQCFEWERSGEEMVDMTEGTGVSMPKAHPLLAKCRPRPTMLALLSQL; encoded by the exons ATGGAAACTTCAACCTACTCCTACATCTTGCTCTTCATCATCTTTCTTTTCCTCAAGAGTTATTTGCAGAAAATTAAGAAAAGACTCCCACCAAGCCCTTCTCCTTCCCTTCCCATCATAGGTCATCTCTACCTATTTAAGAAACCTCTCCACAGAACACTCGCAAAACTAACCGACAAATATGGTCCAATTTTATACCTTCAATTTGGATCCCGCCCGGTTGTTGTTGTATCCTCTCCTTCTGCAGTTGAGGAATGTTTCACCAAAAACGATGTCACTTTCGCAAACCGTCCAAAGCTGCTTGCCGGCAAGCACTTTGGATGCAACTATACTGCGATTGTCTGGGCTTCCTATGGCCCTCACTGGCGCAACTTGAGACGCATAGCTTCCCTTGAGCTATTGTCATCCAGCCGCCTTCAGATGTTTCATGGCATACGTGCAGATGAAGTTAGGTCACTAATTTGCAAGCTTTTTCGAGGGTATAATGGTGGTGAACTGCGGAGTTTAGATATGAAGTCAACGTTTTTCGAGCTTACTCTTAATGTTTTGATGAGGGTGATTGCTGGGAAGAGATACTATGGTGAAGACATCGCAGGGTCCAGCGAAGCTAAGAGTTTTGAACAAATTGTGAAAGAGACTTTTCAATTGAGTGGGGCTAACAATATTGGAGATTTCTTGCCAGTTTTAAAGTACCTTGGATCAGGTGGCCTTGAAAAAAAGATGTTGAAATTACAGGAGAAGAGGGATAAGTTCATGCAATATTTGATTGAAGAACACAGAAAAGTGCAGAGTGGCTCTGTTTCTGAACAGAAGAGCCAGACCATGGTGGATGTCTTGTTGTCACTGCAAGCAACTGAACCTGAATATTATACTGATAAAATCATAAGAGGCATCATGCAA AACATGTTAACAGCAGGAACAGACACCACGGCTGGAACCATGGAATGGGCTCTATCACTATTGCTCAACAACCCAGAAGCCCTTGCAAAGGCACAGACAGAAATTGATAACAAAATTGGGCAAAGCAGGCTAATTGAGGAATCAGACCTATCTAATCTACCCTATCTCCATTGCATCATAAACGAGACCCTCAGAATGTACCCAGCAGCCGCACTTCTTCCCCCACACGAGTCATCAGAGGACTGCACCGTGGGAGGCTTCAATGTTCCTCGTGGAACAATGCTGTTGGTGAACGCATGGGCCATACATCATGATCCTAAGTTGTGGGAAGAGCCTGAACAATTTAAGCCAGAGAGGTTCCAAAATgcacaaaaagaaagagatgtTTTCATGTACTTGCCATTTGGGACAGGAAGAAGAGGCTGTCCTGGGGAAGGGTTAGCCAACCGGATGGTAGGGCTGGCCTTAGGGTCAGTCATTCAGTGTTTTGAGTGGGAGAGAAGTGGTGAGGAGATGGTGGACATGACTGAAGGGACTGGCGTCTCAATGCCTAAAGCTCACCCTTTGCTAGCAAAATGCAGGCCACGCCCAACGATGCTGGCCTTACTTtctcaactctaa
- the LOC112170029 gene encoding isoflavone 3'-hydroxylase → METSMYYYILLFIVFLFLKNYLQKTNSQLPPCPGPSLPFIGHLYLFQKPLHKTLAKLSDKYGPIVYIKFGSRPVILVSSPSAVEECFTKHDVAFANRPKLLAGKYLGYNYTTVTWASYGSHWRNLRRISSLELLSSNRLQMLQGIRADEVRSLICRLFRGSNGGEFQSLEIKSTFFQLTLNVMMRMVTGKRCYGEDIADLEEAKRFQQIIKYPSIDGYVFPLKERLTS, encoded by the coding sequence ATGGAAACTTCAATGTACTACTACATTTTGCTCTTCATTGTCTTCCTTTTCCTCAAGAACTATTTGCAGAAAACTAACAGTCAACTCCCACCATGCCCTGGTCCATCTCTACCCTTTATAGGCCATCTCTACCTCTTCCAAAAACCCTTACATAAAACACTAGCAAAACTCTCTGATAAATATGGTCCAATTGTATACATCAAATTTGGCTCCCGCCCTGTCATTCTTGTATCCTCCCCATCTGCAGTCGAGGAATGCTTCACAAAGCATGACGTTGCCTTTGCAAACCGTCCAAAGCTGCTTGCCGGAAAATACCTTGGTTATAACTATACCACAGTTACCTGGGCTTCTTATGGCTCTCATTGGCGCAACTTGAGACGTATTTCTTCCCTTGAATTATTGTCATCCAACCGCCTTCAGATGCTTCAGGGCATACGTGCAGATGAAGTCAGGTCACTCATTTGCCGGCTTTTTAGAGGGTCTAATGGTGGTGAGTTTCAGAGTTTAGAGATTAAGTCAACATTTTTTCAGCTAACTCTCAATGTTATGATGAGGATGGTAACTGGGAAGAGATGCTATGGGGAAGATATAGCCGATTTGGAGGAAGCTAAAAGGtttcaacaaataataaaatatcCCAGTATTGATGGTTACGTTTTTCCCTTAAAAGAAAGGTTGACTTCTTGA